From the genome of Rana temporaria chromosome 8, aRanTem1.1, whole genome shotgun sequence:
CGATGATTCCCTATTTTCAGTGCGAAATTAGCCGTTTGCGGCTTATTTCTTTGGAGTCCTTTGGAATTATTTTACATATTGGACCCTGTTTTTGGAAATACCCCGGTCACTGGATATTTTTGCGAATGAGATCTAGTCTACTATAAGACAGTGAGACTCGTTCTCTCTCTTTGTTACCTCTCTGAACCTTGAtcgcgtcctgaagaagcccaacgGTGAAACGCGTCGACGCTCACAGTACAATTTGTATCATTCTACATGATTTTTAATCATTCTGAACACTTTTTGAATATACCATGTACTTTTCtaaaattgttatatatttttctacttccCAATTGTTTTCTATGCTCCTAAAGTCCGGCCAATGGTAACTCCTTGAGTATCTTTTTCTTTGCCACATGCGTAAATTGGAGAGGAAACGATGTGAGTGCTCCCTTTTTCTGTATTTCCTTATCTCTGCTCTGTTACTgcacactgattggtccagagtagggcgggagcTGAGTGATATCAGCCAATGATAGGTTGATAATGGTATTGCATGTCACCAGAAGCCTAGGCCTATGGTCACTTGTTCTATGGTAAAGGGTCTGCAAGTCTGAACTTTGACCCTCTTGTCTAtcagagatcacatgacccagTGCCTAGGCTTGtggttgcatgccattgaagtcaatgcggaacaaattatttttgtttccattgacttcaatggggaaactcgctttgacatgggagtgctttggattacgagcattctcctggaacggattatactcgtaattcgAGGTTCCATTGTACATATCACCAGAAGCCTAGGCCTATGGTCACTTGTTCTATGGTAAAGGGTCTACAAGTCTGAACTTTGACCCTCTTTTATCAGAGATCAAATGACCCAGTTCCTAGGCTTGTGGTTGTGTAAAGAGCACGCCCCTCCCAGCCCCCATTGGCTCCTGCTCTGCTGACAAGGCTTTGTAAATGTAGAAGTGGAGGAGGACCAAAGGTTCTTTGATGGGGGGAAGAGTCCCAGCTGGATGGGACCTCCACAGAGAACATCTCCTCACTCatatctagacatgtgcaatttgtttagttcctaATTAGTTTTTTAACTAATTTTGACTAATTTGTTAATTCCCGAATTTACAACATTTCGAAACTCGAAAattagaatttcggaaattcgaaaatttgaatgccgaaatttcggaaatttgaacatttcggaaatttggaaattcaaaaattcagaattcaaacattttcaaattttcgaatctttgaattttcagagtttccgaaaaaggctaaaaaacgaatacagcgaaaatgaacaaatttttcggcagtgcacatgtctactcataTCTACCTGATCCAGATGGAATCTTGATGGAAGTGAACTAACCCTCTCAGATCTATTGATGATGTCtttctatttttccaggacacgccatggagaaaccctcaaaggatcgtctcactttatctccacattgtaaaatggaagatgaggacatcacaggagaTTGTGGAGGAGAAAAGACAATGAGCTCCACTATGGATGGAGGACTTCACAGCGTGGATAGACCATGGAATCCCTCTGACTCTGAGCAACCTcgtactgtggggggtggggccgGGATTCAGGGGGAGAAGCCAtttccctgtcctgagtgcggaaaaagcTTTAAGTCTGAATTAGGTCTTACTGTgcaccagagatctcacacgggggaggagcttcattcctgccctgagtgcgaaGAATCTTTTTCACGGAAGTATCTCCTTACCGTACATCAAAGAACACACACGGGTGAGAAACttcattcctgccctgagtgcaggaaatgttttctttatGAATCAGAACTGCTCacacatcagaaatctcacacgggggagaagccatattcctgtgccgagtgcgggaaacgtttttCACGAAAGTCCAATCTTTCTGCGCATCAGGCATCGCGCACGGGTGAGGAactgcattcctgtcctgagtgcgggaaacgtttttCAAAGCAGTGCGATCTTTCTGTACATCAGCGATCGCACGCGGTTCAGAATAAATATTCCTGCGCCGTGTGCGGAGAAAGATTTTTCTATAAATCGGAACAGGtcagacatcagaggtctcacaggggtgagaagccgttttcctgtcccgagtgcgggaaatgtttctcagaGAAGTGCAAACTTTCagcacatcagaggttgcacacgggtgagaagtCTCATTtctgccctgagtgtgggaaatgttttgtttaTGAATCGGAACTggtcacacatcagagatctcacttaggggagaagccgttttcctgttctgagtgcgggaaatgtttttctaaGAAAAGCAATTTTTCtgcacatcagagattgcacacgggggagaagcttcattcctgttctgagtgcgggaaattttTTCCTTATGAATCAGATCTTGtcacacatcagaggtctcacacaggtgagaagccgtattcctgccctgagtgcgggaaatgttttacgcAGAAGTCTACACTTAACAAACACCAGATAACGCATGCAACCCTAGAGAAGGttcattcctgccctgagtgcgggaaatgttttttttataagtcGGAACTGGTCacccatcagagatctcacatgggggaaaagccgcattcctgttctgagtgcgggaaatgtttttcatggaAGTACAGCCTTCATGAGCATCAGCGAtgccacacgggagagaagccgtttaagtgttccgagtgcgggaaatgtttttccaaGAAAAGCAATTTTTCgaaacatcagagattgcaccgGGGCGAGAGGCCTCATTCCTGTGccgagtgcgggaaaagttttccT
Proteins encoded in this window:
- the LOC120909548 gene encoding zinc finger protein OZF-like; translation: MEKPSKDRLTLSPHCKMEDEDITGDCGGEKTMSSTMDGGLHSVDRPWNPSDSEQPRTVGGGAGIQGEKPFPCPECGKSFKSELGLTVHQRSHTGEELHSCPECEESFSRKYLLTVHQRTHTGEKLHSCPECRKCFLYESELLTHQKSHTGEKPYSCAECGKRFSRKSNLSAHQASRTGEELHSCPECGKRFSKQCDLSVHQRSHAVQNKYSCAVCGERFFYKSEQVRHQRSHRGEKPFSCPECGKCFSEKCKLSAHQRLHTGEKSHFCPECGKCFVYESELVTHQRSHLGEKPFSCSECGKCFSKKSNFSAHQRLHTGEKLHSCSECGKFFPYESDLVTHQRSHTGEKPYSCPECGKCFTQKSTLNKHQITHATLEKVHSCPECGKCFFYKSELVTHQRSHMGEKPHSCSECGKCFSWKYSLHEHQRCHTGEKPFKCSECGKCFSKKSNFSKHQRLHRGERPHSCAECGKSFPSKSELIRHQRSHTGEKPFSCPECGKCFTQKCYLIKHQRTHTNLEVY